The Opitutus sp. ER46 genome contains a region encoding:
- the dnaA gene encoding chromosomal replication initiator protein DnaA — protein MPTTALAPSLWETVKCDFKSLFPEDVFQMWFEPVVCLETTADGMTLGVPNDFAAIWIHDNYLDLITQRLRLNAGRLVNVTLRKSDASSRSNGSESATNRLASEASAATTHGRARTTTPRRSARYDDRGLATGTLNPRNTFETFVVGANNQMAHAAALAVAQAPAQAYNPLFLYGETGLGKTHLMHAIGHAIMRNNPDARVAYLSTEKFTNEFIQALQENSLTRFRQRYRHADVLLLDDVQFLAGKERIQEEFFHTFNDLFESGKQIVLTSDRRASEIQKLESRLVSRFEWGLPADIQAPDFETRLAILRAKAQSLNQQLPEPIVTFIAQNITKNIRRLEGALLKVASYSSLTNRALDLATAERLLHDVLLEQAQNVLTIETIQKRVADHFQIRHSDMTSKRRPNNIAIPRQIAMYLTRTLTKHSLQEIGDAFGGRDHGTVIHACKAVDNMMEQDSSMKSTVEFLKAQLSK, from the coding sequence ATGCCTACAACCGCCCTCGCTCCCAGCCTCTGGGAAACCGTCAAGTGCGACTTTAAGTCGCTCTTCCCGGAAGACGTTTTCCAGATGTGGTTCGAGCCGGTGGTGTGCCTGGAGACCACGGCGGACGGCATGACCCTCGGGGTCCCGAATGACTTTGCGGCGATCTGGATCCACGACAATTACCTCGACCTGATCACGCAGCGGCTGCGGCTGAACGCCGGCCGGCTGGTCAACGTCACTCTCCGCAAGTCCGACGCCTCCAGCCGTTCCAACGGCAGCGAATCCGCCACGAACCGGCTCGCCTCCGAAGCCAGCGCCGCGACCACGCACGGCCGCGCCCGCACCACGACGCCCCGCCGCTCCGCCCGCTACGATGACCGTGGGCTGGCGACCGGTACGCTCAATCCGCGCAACACGTTCGAGACGTTCGTCGTCGGCGCCAACAATCAGATGGCGCACGCCGCCGCCCTGGCGGTGGCCCAGGCGCCCGCGCAGGCCTACAACCCGCTCTTCCTCTACGGCGAGACCGGCCTCGGCAAAACGCATCTGATGCATGCGATTGGCCACGCCATCATGCGGAACAATCCGGATGCCCGCGTCGCCTACCTCTCGACTGAGAAGTTCACGAACGAGTTCATCCAGGCGCTGCAGGAGAACAGCCTCACCCGCTTCCGCCAGCGCTACCGGCATGCCGACGTGCTGCTCCTCGACGATGTGCAGTTCCTCGCCGGCAAGGAGCGCATCCAGGAGGAGTTCTTCCACACCTTCAACGACCTCTTCGAATCCGGAAAGCAGATCGTCCTCACCAGCGACCGTCGCGCCAGCGAGATTCAGAAACTCGAGTCCCGCCTCGTCTCCCGCTTCGAGTGGGGTCTGCCAGCTGACATCCAGGCGCCGGATTTTGAGACCCGCCTCGCCATCCTGCGCGCCAAGGCCCAGTCGCTGAACCAGCAGCTGCCCGAGCCCATCGTCACGTTCATCGCGCAGAACATCACGAAGAACATCCGCCGGCTCGAAGGTGCGCTGCTCAAGGTCGCGAGCTACTCCTCGCTCACCAACCGCGCGCTCGACCTCGCCACCGCGGAACGGCTCCTCCACGACGTGCTCCTCGAGCAGGCGCAGAACGTCCTCACGATCGAGACGATCCAGAAGCGCGTTGCCGACCATTTCCAGATCCGCCACAGCGACATGACCAGCAAGCGGCGGCCCAACAACATCGCCATCCCCCGCCAGATCGCGATGTACCTGACGCGCACGCTCACGAAGCACTCGCTGCAGGAGATTGGCGACGCTTTCGGTGGCCGCGACCACGGCACCGTGATCCACGCCTGCAAGGCCGTGGACAACATGATGGAGCAGGACTCGTCGATGAAGAGCACCGTCGAGTTCCTGAAAGCTCAGCTTTCGAAGTAA
- the ispG gene encoding (E)-4-hydroxy-3-methylbut-2-enyl-diphosphate synthase, translating to MSYCPSRFQTVRRPSLEVKIGAVGVGGSNPIRIQSMTTSDTQDVAATVRQSIALAEVGCEIVRVTAPNIAAAKCLRDIRAQFSAAGFSHIPLVADIHFLPSAAMEAVEHVEKIRVNPGNYADKKRFNVREYSDAEYESELQRLHDAFSPLVRRCRELGRAMRIGTNHGSLSDRIMNRYGDSPLGMVESALEFLRIAEAHDYRQIVLSMKASNPKVMIQAYRLLVARMAQENMHYPLHLGVTEAGDGEDGRIKSAIGIGSLLLDGLGDTIRVSLTEDSVYEIPVAQAIAAKAMSLWQGGMAAPGTDAIDPYHFARRPTAPLPLADQVVAGGDQPPRVIVRTSLAGLASLPPADRRNPLKDTPAEGLLLPIDTAADLARLRASVTPLPAGHFLVLELAPGLEPAAVRPALTGLRPRTVLLRAFGAGETDALRTWAEVARDTDGVLACAVSAASVPTLAPVLQALDPARLLFTWDGGQYPDSGGANHAVGAYRALAEALRALGSHAPLWIRNTTRTAVRAETTFLSKLLESSILTGALLCDGLGDLVSIETEADLVRATKLSYNVLQGAGARISKTEYVACPSCGRTLFDLQSTTQRIREKTGHLKGVKLAIMGCIVNGPGEMADADFGYVGGAPGRINLYVGKECVQYNIPQAEADERLIALIKEHGKWTEPEAPVSA from the coding sequence ATGTCCTACTGCCCGTCCCGGTTCCAGACCGTCCGCCGCCCCTCGCTCGAGGTGAAAATTGGCGCCGTCGGCGTCGGCGGATCCAACCCGATCCGCATCCAATCGATGACCACGAGCGACACCCAGGACGTCGCCGCGACCGTGCGGCAGTCCATCGCGCTCGCCGAGGTCGGCTGCGAGATCGTCCGCGTCACCGCGCCCAACATCGCCGCCGCCAAGTGCCTCCGGGACATCCGCGCGCAGTTCAGCGCCGCCGGCTTCAGCCACATCCCGCTCGTGGCCGACATCCACTTTCTGCCGAGCGCGGCGATGGAAGCCGTGGAGCACGTGGAGAAGATTCGCGTCAACCCCGGCAACTACGCCGACAAGAAGCGCTTCAACGTCCGCGAGTATTCGGATGCCGAATATGAGTCCGAGCTGCAGCGGTTGCATGACGCGTTTTCGCCGCTGGTGCGCCGCTGCCGCGAACTCGGCCGGGCCATGCGCATCGGCACGAACCACGGTTCGCTCAGCGACCGCATCATGAACCGCTACGGCGACTCCCCGCTGGGCATGGTCGAGAGCGCGCTCGAATTTCTCCGCATCGCCGAGGCCCACGACTACCGGCAGATCGTCCTGTCGATGAAGGCCTCGAACCCCAAGGTCATGATCCAGGCGTACCGCCTGCTCGTCGCCCGCATGGCCCAGGAGAACATGCACTACCCGCTCCACCTCGGCGTCACCGAGGCGGGCGACGGCGAAGACGGCCGGATCAAGAGCGCCATCGGGATCGGCTCGCTCCTGCTTGACGGCCTGGGCGACACGATCCGCGTCTCGCTCACCGAGGACAGCGTGTACGAGATCCCGGTCGCACAGGCGATCGCGGCCAAGGCCATGTCGCTCTGGCAGGGAGGCATGGCGGCGCCCGGGACTGACGCCATCGACCCGTATCACTTTGCCCGGCGCCCCACGGCTCCGCTGCCCTTGGCCGACCAGGTGGTCGCCGGCGGCGACCAGCCGCCGCGCGTCATCGTCCGCACCTCGCTCGCCGGTCTGGCGTCGCTGCCGCCGGCTGACCGTCGGAACCCGCTGAAGGACACGCCCGCCGAAGGCCTGCTGCTGCCGATCGATACCGCCGCCGATCTCGCGCGGCTGCGCGCCAGCGTCACCCCGCTTCCCGCCGGACATTTCCTCGTGCTCGAACTCGCTCCCGGCCTGGAGCCCGCAGCGGTGCGCCCGGCCCTCACCGGGCTCCGCCCGCGCACGGTGCTCCTGCGCGCTTTCGGCGCCGGCGAGACGGACGCGCTCCGGACCTGGGCGGAGGTGGCCCGGGACACCGACGGCGTCCTCGCGTGCGCGGTAAGCGCTGCATCCGTCCCGACCTTGGCGCCCGTGCTCCAGGCCTTGGACCCGGCGCGCCTGCTCTTTACCTGGGACGGCGGACAGTATCCGGATTCTGGAGGCGCCAACCACGCGGTGGGCGCATACCGGGCGCTGGCGGAGGCGCTGCGCGCGCTCGGCTCGCACGCGCCGCTTTGGATCCGCAATACCACGCGCACCGCGGTGCGGGCGGAGACTACGTTTCTCTCCAAGCTCCTCGAGTCATCCATCCTGACCGGCGCGCTGTTGTGCGACGGCCTCGGGGACCTCGTGAGCATCGAAACGGAGGCTGACCTGGTCCGGGCTACCAAGCTGAGCTATAACGTGCTCCAGGGCGCCGGGGCGCGCATTTCGAAGACTGAATACGTCGCCTGCCCGAGCTGCGGCCGCACGCTCTTCGATCTCCAGTCGACCACGCAGCGCATCCGCGAGAAGACCGGTCACCTCAAGGGCGTGAAGCTCGCCATCATGGGCTGCATTGTGAATGGCCCCGGGGAGATGGCCGACGCCGACTTCGGCTACGTGGGCGGCGCGCCCGGCCGGATCAACCTCTACGTGGGCAAGGAATGCGTGCAGTACAACATCCCGCAGGCCGAGGCCGACGAGCGCCTGATCGCCCTGATCAAGGAGCACGGGAAATGGACGGAGCCGGAGGCGCCGGTGTCCGCCTGA
- the rseP gene encoding RIP metalloprotease RseP produces MSSDLLQSIFSNVWVMFLVVLLFGGSIFVHELGHFLAARRRGAHVERFSIGFGPAIWSWHGRDGVEYRISWIPLGGYVLLPQLADLGAIEGESKTSADALPPVNYATKMIVFVAGATFNILFAFALACIVWYIGQPVATGFSSTTVAEIMPTIKTADKQEVVSPAVKAGLKPGDVILAVDGAPVQTFNDIVEHLALSSGWSDGQRQTVFTVRREGRQVDLPIQPVISGNEKVRMVGFTTVAKLVIGRIAPGTPAAQSGLQLDDRIVAIDQKPVLTLTQLVDALRAPGDKPLELSILRGGEARTLSMSRPKDGGEVGIVALKTDFVYTHPSPFAQVGDCVVKTFRTLWALVNPRSDIGISHLSGPIGIISNFVDVSRAGLPFALWFTILVNVNLAILNLLPIPVLDGGQMLFATIARLRGRALPTNFVMATQSVFFVLIFAMIGYISFFVDIPRIVRDSKAERAAEAPAKPAPESAPAPTPAPAPAK; encoded by the coding sequence GTGTCCTCCGACCTCCTGCAGTCCATCTTCTCCAACGTTTGGGTCATGTTTCTGGTCGTGCTGCTCTTTGGTGGCTCGATCTTTGTGCATGAACTGGGGCACTTCCTCGCCGCCCGCCGGCGCGGCGCCCACGTCGAACGCTTCTCCATCGGCTTCGGACCGGCCATCTGGTCCTGGCACGGGCGTGACGGCGTGGAGTACCGAATTTCCTGGATTCCGCTCGGCGGCTACGTGCTCCTTCCGCAACTGGCGGACCTCGGGGCCATCGAGGGCGAAAGCAAGACCTCCGCCGATGCGCTGCCTCCGGTGAACTACGCGACCAAGATGATCGTCTTCGTCGCTGGCGCGACGTTCAACATCCTGTTCGCCTTCGCCCTTGCCTGCATCGTCTGGTACATCGGCCAACCCGTCGCCACCGGGTTCTCGTCGACGACGGTCGCCGAGATCATGCCGACGATCAAAACCGCGGACAAACAGGAGGTCGTCAGCCCGGCGGTAAAGGCGGGTCTCAAGCCCGGTGACGTCATTCTCGCCGTCGACGGCGCGCCGGTGCAGACGTTCAACGACATCGTCGAACACCTGGCGCTCAGCAGCGGCTGGAGCGACGGCCAGCGCCAGACGGTGTTCACCGTGCGACGTGAGGGCCGCCAGGTCGATCTCCCCATCCAGCCCGTCATCAGCGGCAACGAGAAGGTTCGCATGGTCGGGTTCACCACCGTCGCCAAGCTCGTCATCGGGCGCATCGCCCCCGGCACCCCCGCCGCCCAGTCCGGGCTGCAATTGGACGACCGCATCGTTGCCATCGACCAGAAACCCGTCCTGACCCTCACCCAGCTCGTCGACGCGTTGCGCGCGCCCGGCGACAAGCCGCTGGAGCTCTCCATCCTTCGCGGTGGCGAGGCCCGCACCCTCTCCATGAGCCGGCCCAAGGACGGCGGGGAGGTCGGCATCGTCGCCCTCAAGACCGACTTCGTCTACACGCACCCCTCGCCTTTTGCCCAGGTCGGCGACTGCGTGGTGAAAACGTTCCGCACGCTGTGGGCGCTGGTGAATCCCCGTTCCGACATCGGTATTTCCCATCTGAGCGGCCCGATCGGCATCATCAGCAACTTCGTGGACGTCTCGCGGGCCGGCCTGCCATTCGCCCTCTGGTTCACAATCCTGGTCAACGTGAACCTCGCGATCCTCAATCTCCTGCCGATCCCGGTGCTCGACGGCGGCCAAATGCTGTTTGCCACCATCGCCCGTCTCCGCGGCCGCGCGCTGCCGACGAACTTCGTCATGGCCACGCAGAGCGTCTTCTTCGTCCTGATCTTCGCGATGATCGGGTACATCAGCTTCTTCGTGGATATCCCGCGCATCGTGCGCGACTCCAAGGCCGAGCGCGCCGCCGAGGCGCCCGCCAAGCCGGCTCCAGAGTCGGCCCCAGCTCCCACTCCGGCCCCGGCGCCCGCCAAGTAG